Proteins encoded within one genomic window of Streptomyces profundus:
- a CDS encoding DUF4328 domain-containing protein, with protein MMSASAAMTAPSAGQTATATPPIVSKRNGPSLALSTSVTGHEVTHAPPSLWGRVVRCAARRADLRGRGAGGVLADLVRPGAGGRRTVRARPVALCPRMGVLGWFIPVVNLYLPKQIANDVWHASRRPARAAHEPDQPRRARARIASTVADFASA; from the coding sequence ATGATGTCCGCCTCGGCCGCGATGACGGCGCCATCGGCCGGACAGACGGCCACGGCCACGCCGCCGATCGTCTCGAAGCGGAACGGGCCCTCGCTGGCACTGTCGACATCCGTCACGGGACACGAGGTTACCCACGCGCCTCCAAGCCTCTGGGGTCGGGTGGTTCGTTGTGCTGCTCGTCGCGCAGATCTTCGTGGGCGTGGCGCTGGTGGTGTGCTGGCTGATCTGGTTCGCCCGGGTGCGGGTGGCCGCCGAACGGTTCGCGCCCGGCCAGTTGCGCTATGCCCCCGGATGGGGGTGCTCGGCTGGTTCATCCCCGTCGTCAACCTCTACCTGCCCAAGCAGATCGCCAACGACGTCTGGCACGCCTCCAGGCGGCCCGCCAGGGCGGCGCATGAGCCGGATCAGCCGCGTCGGGCACGGGCGAGGATCGCCTCCACCGTGGCGGACTTCGCGTCGGCGTAG
- a CDS encoding DUF4180 domain-containing protein, with amino-acid sequence MTDVDSASEGPFRFETIGGVAVAVCPADGAVIAAEADIMDIVGNASYQGARWVVIPAERLADAFFQLRTRVAGDIVQKFVNYRLGLAVIGDISRHTAASSALRDFVRECQAGGQTWFLDDIDAFRHRLTATPG; translated from the coding sequence GTGACGGATGTCGACAGTGCCAGCGAGGGCCCGTTCCGCTTCGAGACGATCGGCGGCGTGGCCGTGGCCGTCTGTCCGGCCGATGGCGCCGTCATCGCGGCCGAGGCGGACATCATGGATATCGTCGGCAACGCGAGCTACCAGGGCGCGCGGTGGGTGGTGATCCCCGCCGAGCGGCTGGCCGACGCGTTCTTCCAACTGCGCACCCGCGTGGCCGGCGACATCGTGCAGAAGTTTGTGAACTACCGGCTCGGACTGGCCGTCATCGGTGACATCTCCCGCCACACCGCCGCCAGTTCGGCCCTGCGGGACTTCGTCCGCGAGTGCCAGGCGGGCGGCCAGACGTGGTTCCTCGACGACATCGACGCCTTCCGCCACCGCCTCACCGCCACCCCCGGCTGA
- a CDS encoding FMN-dependent NADH-azoreductase yields MNLFRLDASILPGTSASAEIADIAEAEWVAAHPGATVTRRHLGTDALPADAWTLATTAAFAAEADRTEAQRDALALGATLAEEVQNADAAILAVPLYNYGISQHFKVWVDLVIAGAGPTTPLLKGTPTVLATTLGGGYGPGAPRAGWDHSTPYLERILADIWEAELTTIKRELTLAAATPGMESLRDVAKEQHAEALAAAREAGRALAER; encoded by the coding sequence ATGAACCTGTTCCGTCTGGACGCCAGCATCCTGCCGGGCACCTCCGCCAGCGCCGAGATCGCCGACATAGCCGAGGCCGAGTGGGTCGCGGCCCACCCCGGCGCCACGGTGACCAGGCGTCACCTCGGCACGGACGCGCTGCCAGCCGACGCGTGGACGCTCGCCACCACGGCGGCCTTCGCCGCCGAGGCGGACCGCACCGAGGCCCAGCGCGATGCGCTGGCGCTGGGCGCGACGCTGGCCGAGGAGGTGCAGAACGCGGACGCCGCGATTCTGGCCGTCCCGCTGTACAACTACGGCATCTCGCAGCACTTCAAGGTGTGGGTGGACCTCGTCATCGCCGGCGCGGGCCCCACCACGCCGCTGCTGAAGGGCACCCCCACCGTGCTGGCCACCACCCTGGGCGGCGGCTACGGCCCCGGCGCCCCGCGCGCGGGCTGGGACCACTCCACCCCCTACCTGGAGCGGATCCTCGCCGACATCTGGGAGGCCGAACTGACCACCATCAAGCGCGAACTCACCCTCGCCGCCGCCACCCCGGGGATGGAGAGCCTGCGGGACGTCGCCAAGGAGCAGCACGCCGAGGCGCTGGCCGCCGCCCGTGAGGCCGGCCGGGCGCTCGCCGAGCGCTGA
- a CDS encoding TetR/AcrR family transcriptional regulator yields MDRLVVPFGKPRGERADAVRNREHLLRTAREMLAEHGADRVTMDGLAERAGLGKGTVFRRFGSRAGIFRALIDADDRRFQQQVLSGPPPLGPGAEPVDRLVAYGRARIAFLVEHHAIARAALDRTQPVPAGTQSMTQLHIRMLLVQAGSVPNLDGVAVQITAALEGPLLLYLSRPEPDTAVAAAAFTDFLGDAWQTLVERLLR; encoded by the coding sequence GTGGACCGCCTTGTAGTGCCCTTCGGGAAGCCGCGCGGCGAGCGCGCCGACGCGGTGCGCAACCGTGAGCACCTGCTGCGGACCGCCCGCGAGATGCTCGCCGAGCACGGCGCCGACCGGGTCACGATGGACGGTCTCGCCGAGCGCGCCGGCCTCGGCAAGGGCACCGTCTTCCGCCGCTTCGGCAGCCGGGCCGGCATCTTCCGGGCGCTGATCGACGCGGACGACCGGCGGTTCCAGCAGCAGGTGCTGTCGGGGCCGCCGCCCCTGGGCCCCGGCGCCGAGCCCGTCGACCGCCTGGTCGCCTACGGCCGCGCCCGCATCGCCTTTCTCGTGGAGCACCACGCCATCGCGCGGGCCGCCCTCGACCGCACCCAGCCGGTCCCGGCCGGCACTCAGTCGATGACCCAGCTCCATATCCGGATGCTCCTCGTCCAGGCCGGGTCGGTACCGAACCTCGACGGCGTCGCGGTCCAGATCACCGCCGCGCTGGAGGGCCCGCTGCTGCTGTACCTCTCGCGCCCCGAACCCGACACGGCCGTCGCGGCGGCGGCCTTCACCGACTTCCTCGGCGACGCCTGGCAGACCCTGGTCGAGCGCCTGCTCCGCTGA
- a CDS encoding zinc-dependent alcohol dehydrogenase family protein, whose product MRGAVIHAPGDVRFETVDDAKVIHPTDAVIRTALTCVCGSDLWPYRGAEPTERAHPMGHEYIGFVEEVGSEVTYPRPGQFVVGSFATSDNTCANCRNGFQSNCLNREFMSTCQAEYVRIPNAQGTLVATDEVPDESLWPSLLAVSDVLGTGWWAADAAAVEPGSTAVVVGDGAVGLCGVIAAKEMGAERVIAMSRHESRQRLAREFGATDIVTERGEEGIARIKDLTGGIGADSVLECVGTPQAMSQALHSARPGGNVGFVGVPHEVAIDGQELFFSHVGLRGGPAPVRRYLPDLIDRVLAGRIDPGRVFDLTLPLERVAEGYQAMDERRAIKTLLTP is encoded by the coding sequence ATGCGCGGAGCAGTGATCCACGCCCCAGGCGACGTGCGCTTCGAGACCGTGGACGACGCGAAGGTCATCCACCCGACCGACGCCGTCATCCGGACGGCCCTGACCTGTGTCTGCGGCTCGGACCTGTGGCCCTACCGCGGCGCCGAGCCGACCGAGCGGGCGCACCCCATGGGGCACGAGTACATCGGTTTCGTGGAGGAGGTCGGCTCCGAGGTCACCTACCCGCGGCCGGGCCAGTTCGTCGTCGGCTCCTTCGCCACCTCCGACAACACCTGCGCGAACTGTAGGAACGGCTTCCAGTCGAACTGTCTGAACCGCGAGTTCATGTCCACCTGCCAGGCCGAGTACGTGCGTATCCCCAACGCCCAGGGCACCCTGGTCGCGACCGACGAGGTGCCGGACGAGTCGTTGTGGCCGAGCCTGCTGGCCGTGTCCGACGTGCTGGGCACCGGCTGGTGGGCCGCCGACGCCGCCGCGGTCGAGCCGGGCTCGACCGCCGTGGTCGTCGGCGACGGCGCGGTGGGGCTGTGCGGGGTGATCGCGGCCAAGGAGATGGGCGCGGAGCGCGTCATCGCCATGTCCCGGCACGAATCCCGCCAGCGGCTCGCCCGGGAGTTCGGCGCCACCGACATCGTCACCGAACGCGGCGAGGAGGGGATCGCCCGGATCAAGGACCTGACGGGCGGGATCGGGGCGGACTCCGTGCTGGAGTGCGTCGGCACCCCCCAGGCCATGAGCCAGGCGCTGCACTCGGCCCGGCCAGGGGGCAACGTCGGCTTCGTCGGCGTCCCCCACGAGGTCGCGATCGACGGCCAGGAGCTGTTCTTCTCCCACGTCGGCCTGCGCGGCGGCCCCGCCCCCGTGCGCCGCTACCTGCCGGACCTGATCGACCGGGTGCTCGCCGGCCGGATCGACCCGGGCCGGGTCTTCGACCTGACCCTGCCCCTGGAGCGGGTCGCCGAGGGCTACCAGGCCATGGACGAGCGCCGCGCCATCAAGACCCTCCTCACCCCCTGA
- a CDS encoding PQQ-binding-like beta-propeller repeat protein translates to MTESARQRRRRRLAVAGALLATVAATATVLVLQRGGGGQEPDGETPPEATEWERSWRAEEGFDVRSGQLTTLWATSELLAPVGRDAVLALDPSTGEPLWTFETPVDAGAICAASSGVNAAGLAAVAFEDAEHSGVCAELAIVDTADGQLRWRQRLVDTAGLTEPGETVEDPVSWVGITLADDWVGASVTPSAGTSVPYSYQRLDLADGARLPVPWPPEGCRGHSWAPSVEHTAVSYNCGETTDEQRNENNLQTVFDSATGEELWTRPVSELGGRAVEVLGSDPLTLLIDGEATTFDPSGGIRTRKPAGGHFLHPELAGDTALESEFDEEGRSHLRGHDLTSGELGWHHDYPGTPDAAFELGDGRLLVMHQGGELISLDLADGAQTPVGRLPADFDHALGYALTDTTLYLAVRVEALDPTVAVDAYPLPSALAGTVGDTT, encoded by the coding sequence ATGACGGAATCAGCGCGGCAGCGGCGAAGGCGACGCCTGGCGGTGGCCGGCGCGCTGCTGGCCACGGTCGCGGCGACGGCCACGGTGCTGGTGCTCCAGCGCGGCGGCGGGGGGCAGGAGCCGGACGGGGAGACGCCGCCGGAGGCGACCGAATGGGAGAGGTCCTGGCGGGCCGAGGAGGGGTTCGACGTCCGCTCCGGCCAACTCACCACGCTGTGGGCCACATCGGAGCTGCTGGCCCCGGTCGGCAGGGACGCGGTGCTGGCCCTGGACCCGTCGACGGGCGAGCCGCTCTGGACGTTCGAGACACCGGTCGACGCCGGGGCGATCTGCGCGGCGAGCAGCGGGGTCAACGCGGCCGGGCTGGCGGCCGTCGCCTTTGAGGACGCCGAACACAGCGGTGTCTGCGCCGAGTTGGCGATCGTCGACACGGCGGACGGTCAACTCCGCTGGCGCCAGCGGTTGGTGGACACGGCGGGGCTCACGGAGCCGGGGGAGACCGTCGAGGATCCCGTCTCCTGGGTCGGGATCACCCTCGCCGACGACTGGGTCGGCGCCTCCGTCACCCCTTCGGCCGGCACGTCCGTGCCGTACTCCTACCAGCGCCTCGACCTCGCCGACGGTGCCCGACTCCCCGTGCCCTGGCCGCCGGAGGGCTGCCGGGGCCACTCCTGGGCGCCCTCGGTCGAACACACCGCCGTCTCCTACAACTGCGGTGAGACCACCGACGAGCAGCGCAACGAGAACAACCTCCAGACCGTGTTCGACAGCGCGACCGGCGAGGAGCTGTGGACGCGCCCGGTGAGCGAGCTGGGCGGCCGGGCGGTGGAGGTGCTCGGCAGCGACCCGCTGACGCTGCTGATCGACGGCGAGGCGACCACATTCGACCCGTCGGGCGGGATACGGACCCGGAAGCCGGCCGGCGGGCATTTCCTCCACCCGGAACTGGCCGGCGACACGGCGCTTGAGTCGGAGTTCGACGAGGAGGGCCGCTCGCACCTCAGGGGCCATGACCTGACATCCGGCGAACTCGGCTGGCACCACGACTACCCGGGGACGCCGGACGCGGCGTTCGAGCTCGGTGACGGACGGCTGCTGGTCATGCACCAGGGCGGGGAGCTGATCTCCCTCGACCTGGCCGACGGCGCCCAGACGCCCGTCGGCCGTCTTCCCGCCGACTTCGACCACGCCCTGGGCTACGCGCTGACCGACACCACGCTCTACCTGGCGGTGAGGGTGGAGGCCCTGGACCCGACGGTGGCGGTCGACGCCTACCCGCTCCCGTCCGCCCTGGCCGGCACCGTGGGCGACACGACCTGA
- a CDS encoding pyridoxine/pyridoxamine 5'-phosphate oxidase, producing MTSSDEHERETREQDRPTPRELLARAPLMARPLPPFDPGAAPASPGRLFVDWLAAATDAGVLDPGAALLSTAGADGRPDARVVALRDVEQADAGWVFAADTASPKGVQLAQRPAAALSFYWPAQGRQIRIRGDVTQATAEVSVADFRNRSPVSRVAGLIGRQSTPMESLTAWDTAAEAARRQLDNNQDAHPPGHTVFTLRAHQVEFWQGDAGRRHVRLGYHQSTDGTWRRTLLWP from the coding sequence GTGACGAGCAGCGACGAACACGAGCGCGAGACGCGCGAGCAGGACCGGCCCACGCCCAGGGAGCTGTTGGCGCGGGCGCCGCTGATGGCGCGCCCGCTGCCGCCGTTCGACCCCGGTGCCGCGCCCGCGTCCCCCGGCCGGCTCTTCGTCGACTGGCTCGCCGCGGCGACCGACGCCGGCGTGCTGGATCCGGGCGCGGCGCTGCTCTCCACGGCCGGCGCCGACGGTCGTCCGGACGCCCGGGTGGTGGCGCTGCGCGATGTCGAACAGGCCGACGCCGGCTGGGTGTTCGCCGCCGACACGGCCAGCCCCAAGGGGGTGCAGCTGGCCCAGCGGCCGGCCGCCGCGCTGTCCTTCTACTGGCCGGCGCAGGGCCGGCAGATCCGGATCAGGGGGGACGTCACCCAGGCCACGGCCGAGGTCTCCGTCGCCGACTTCAGGAACCGTTCGCCCGTCTCGCGGGTGGCCGGGCTGATCGGCCGGCAGAGCACCCCGATGGAGTCGCTGACCGCCTGGGACACGGCGGCCGAGGCGGCGAGGCGGCAGCTGGACAACAACCAGGACGCGCACCCGCCCGGCCACACCGTCTTCACGCTCCGCGCGCACCAGGTCGAGTTCTGGCAGGGCGACGCGGGGCGGCGCCATGTGCGGCTCGGCTACCACCAGTCGACGGACGGCACCTGGCGGCGGACGCTGCTCTGGCCCTAG
- a CDS encoding serine/threonine-protein kinase, translating to MTEPTPGPDPGPPLADQVRPLQPQDPREVAGHALHGRLGTGGMGTVYLSTDPDGRPVALKLVHTQLAEDPLFRRRFEHEVKAARRVRGRFLVPLVASDTDAAVPWLATAYVPGPSLLTAVAAHGPLPPDAVVRLIAAVAEALATIHAADVVHRDLKPGNVLLAADGPAVIDFGIARAADATSLTSAESRVGTPAFMAPEQIVGHGSVTAAVDVFALGLTAAFAAAGSHPFGEGATPALLYRIINEEPDLAGCPAELRELIGACLAKDADDRPDPAAVVESCRELAQAMGLPDHLPGAGWLPTHLVPAAPPPPAASAPALPPFHPPHILSAPVPGPLTTASPHRPGTRPGGSGHGPRRAALAALGTVAAAALAVVLIAVLSGGGGSEDDRADGADPGDRSTSSSHPPWTPDPEPSTAEETTSEPEPEPEPTTEEPVEEPVEEPPPTEDTSDAPDNASAGIQILSFVTLYDDSCACEVGYAEIGVDGIDADSWVVVDWYLDGAFQDVRISDDLTGPSEFITLEYPYPSDDCFLTYSIEATLYPSDTPLSTTADHSGCADFPPPLLD from the coding sequence GTGACGGAACCGACGCCAGGCCCGGACCCCGGCCCGCCACTCGCCGACCAGGTCCGGCCGCTCCAGCCGCAGGACCCGCGCGAGGTCGCCGGCCACGCCCTGCACGGCCGCCTCGGCACCGGCGGCATGGGCACCGTCTACCTCTCCACGGACCCGGACGGCCGCCCGGTCGCGCTCAAGCTGGTCCACACCCAGCTGGCCGAAGACCCGCTCTTCCGGCGGCGGTTCGAGCACGAGGTCAAGGCGGCCCGGCGGGTGCGTGGCCGGTTCCTGGTCCCACTGGTCGCCAGCGACACCGACGCCGCCGTGCCCTGGCTGGCCACCGCGTACGTCCCGGGCCCCTCGTTGCTGACGGCCGTGGCCGCGCACGGTCCGCTGCCGCCGGACGCGGTGGTCCGGCTGATCGCCGCGGTCGCCGAGGCGCTGGCGACGATCCACGCGGCCGACGTCGTCCACCGCGACCTCAAGCCGGGCAATGTGCTGCTGGCCGCCGACGGGCCGGCCGTCATCGACTTCGGCATCGCGCGGGCCGCCGACGCCACCTCGCTGACCAGCGCCGAGTCCCGCGTCGGCACCCCGGCGTTCATGGCGCCGGAACAGATCGTGGGCCACGGCTCGGTGACGGCAGCGGTGGACGTGTTCGCGCTGGGCCTGACCGCCGCGTTCGCCGCCGCCGGCAGCCACCCGTTCGGCGAGGGCGCCACGCCCGCGCTCCTCTACCGGATCATCAACGAGGAACCCGATCTGGCCGGCTGCCCGGCCGAGTTGCGCGAACTGATCGGCGCCTGCCTGGCCAAGGACGCCGACGACCGGCCGGACCCGGCCGCCGTCGTCGAGTCCTGCCGGGAGCTGGCCCAGGCGATGGGCCTGCCCGACCACCTCCCTGGCGCCGGCTGGCTCCCCACCCACCTGGTTCCCGCCGCCCCGCCGCCACCGGCCGCCTCGGCCCCCGCCCTGCCGCCGTTCCATCCGCCGCACATCCTGTCCGCGCCGGTCCCCGGGCCGCTCACCACCGCCTCGCCGCACCGGCCGGGCACCAGGCCCGGCGGCTCGGGCCACGGCCCCCGCCGGGCCGCCCTCGCGGCCCTCGGCACCGTGGCCGCCGCCGCGCTGGCCGTCGTCCTGATCGCCGTCCTCTCGGGCGGCGGCGGCTCCGAGGACGACCGCGCCGACGGCGCCGACCCCGGCGACCGGTCGACCAGCTCCTCGCACCCGCCCTGGACCCCGGACCCGGAACCCTCCACCGCCGAGGAGACCACCTCCGAACCCGAGCCCGAGCCCGAACCCACCACCGAGGAACCGGTCGAGGAACCCGTCGAGGAACCACCCCCCACCGAGGACACCAGCGACGCCCCCGACAACGCCTCGGCCGGCATCCAGATCCTCAGCTTCGTCACGCTCTACGACGACTCCTGCGCCTGCGAGGTGGGTTACGCCGAGATCGGCGTGGACGGCATCGACGCGGACTCCTGGGTCGTCGTGGACTGGTACCTGGACGGCGCCTTCCAGGACGTCCGGATCTCCGACGACCTCACCGGACCCAGCGAGTTCATCACCCTGGAATACCCCTACCCGTCCGACGACTGCTTCCTGACCTACTCCATCGAGGCCACCCTCTACCCGTCCGACACCCCCCTCTCCACCACCGCCGACCACAGCGGCTGCGCGGACTTCCCGCCACCCCTCCTGGACTAG
- a CDS encoding MMPL family transporter, translating to MSIFLSKLGRFAFRQRHIVTLLWLALLALAGVGAATAPAPTNGSFSIPGTEAQEAFDLLAERVPEANADGASARVVFEAPADSDVTAPETRAEIERTLAALGESSPEVAAVTDPFTTGTVSEDGRVAYTSVTYDAPSMELDDSTRDALESVIDDARERGLAVEVGGDALQTVPEVAATEIIGVGVAAVVLVITFGSMVAAGLPLLTALIGVGVGVGGITALASVLDLGSNTTTLAMMIGLAVGIDYALFIVSRYRGELREGRQREDAAGRAVGTAGSAVVFAGLTVVIALVGLAVVNIPLLTEMGLAAAATVLIAVLIALTLIPALLGYAGARVHPRRSRETSPSDETASGRPAMGVRWANLVLRRPVTVLLTAVVGLGAMALPVTQMEMGLPDDGTQPTSTTQRKAYDTLADGFGVGFNGPLLTVVDTADAADPQGAADRVTAEVGRLPGVAMVTPAVLNEAGDAATITVIPDSKPSSAETEDLVHGIREAGDGIAADTGAEVLVTGSTAMNIDVSEKLNDALVPYLVLVVGLAFLLLTVVFRSLLVPLKAALGFLLSVLAALGAVVAVFQWGWLGGLFGVEQTSPIMSMMPLLMVGVVFGLAMDYEVFLVTRMREARLHGESASQAVVTGFRDGARVVTAAAVIMIAVFAGFIGTSDQMIKMIGFGLAVAVLFDAFVVRMAIVPAVLALLGNSAWYLPRWLDRILPNVDVEGSAVVQEPAADEAPESEPRERDAVTTRS from the coding sequence GTGTCCATATTCCTCAGCAAACTGGGCCGATTCGCCTTTCGGCAACGGCATATCGTCACCCTCCTCTGGCTGGCCCTGCTCGCCCTCGCCGGCGTCGGCGCGGCGACGGCGCCGGCCCCGACCAACGGTTCCTTCTCCATCCCCGGCACCGAGGCCCAGGAGGCGTTCGACCTGCTGGCGGAGCGGGTGCCGGAGGCCAACGCGGACGGTGCCAGCGCCCGGGTGGTCTTCGAGGCGCCCGCTGACAGCGACGTCACCGCGCCCGAGACACGGGCCGAGATCGAGCGGACGCTGGCCGCGCTGGGCGAGAGCTCTCCCGAAGTGGCCGCCGTGACCGACCCGTTCACCACGGGCACGGTCAGCGAGGACGGCCGCGTCGCCTACACCTCGGTGACCTACGACGCCCCGTCGATGGAGCTGGACGACTCCACCCGCGACGCCCTGGAGTCGGTCATCGACGACGCGCGGGAGCGCGGCCTCGCCGTCGAGGTCGGCGGCGACGCGCTACAGACGGTGCCCGAGGTGGCGGCCACGGAGATCATCGGGGTCGGCGTCGCCGCCGTGGTGCTGGTGATCACCTTCGGTTCGATGGTGGCCGCCGGACTGCCGCTGCTGACCGCGCTGATCGGCGTCGGCGTCGGCGTGGGTGGCATCACCGCCCTGGCCAGCGTGCTCGACCTGGGCAGCAACACCACGACCCTGGCCATGATGATCGGCCTCGCGGTGGGTATCGACTACGCGCTGTTCATCGTCTCGCGCTACCGGGGCGAGCTGCGCGAAGGCCGGCAGCGGGAGGACGCGGCCGGGCGGGCCGTCGGCACGGCGGGCTCCGCCGTGGTCTTCGCCGGTCTTACGGTGGTGATCGCCCTGGTGGGCCTGGCCGTCGTCAACATTCCGCTGCTGACCGAGATGGGCCTCGCCGCGGCGGCGACCGTGCTGATCGCGGTGCTGATCGCCCTCACGTTGATCCCGGCCCTGCTCGGCTACGCCGGCGCCCGGGTCCACCCCCGCAGGTCCCGCGAGACATCGCCGTCCGACGAGACCGCGAGCGGCCGGCCGGCGATGGGTGTGCGCTGGGCGAACCTCGTGCTGCGTCGCCCGGTGACGGTGCTGCTGACGGCGGTGGTCGGGCTCGGCGCGATGGCGCTGCCGGTCACCCAGATGGAGATGGGCCTGCCCGACGACGGGACCCAGCCGACCAGCACCACCCAGCGCAAGGCGTATGACACGCTGGCCGACGGTTTCGGCGTGGGCTTCAACGGTCCGCTGCTGACCGTGGTGGACACGGCGGACGCCGCCGACCCGCAGGGCGCGGCGGACCGGGTGACCGCCGAGGTCGGCCGGCTGCCGGGCGTGGCGATGGTCACCCCGGCCGTGTTGAACGAGGCGGGGGACGCGGCGACGATCACCGTGATCCCGGACTCCAAGCCCAGCTCGGCCGAGACCGAGGACCTGGTGCACGGCATCAGGGAGGCCGGCGACGGCATCGCCGCCGACACCGGGGCCGAGGTGTTGGTGACCGGTTCCACGGCCATGAACATCGATGTCTCGGAGAAGCTGAACGACGCGCTGGTGCCCTATCTGGTGCTGGTGGTGGGGCTCGCGTTCCTGCTGCTGACGGTCGTGTTCCGGTCGTTGCTGGTGCCGCTGAAGGCCGCGCTCGGCTTCCTGCTGTCGGTGCTGGCCGCGCTCGGCGCCGTGGTCGCGGTCTTCCAGTGGGGCTGGCTCGGCGGCCTGTTCGGAGTTGAGCAGACCAGCCCGATCATGAGCATGATGCCGCTGTTGATGGTCGGTGTGGTGTTCGGTCTTGCCATGGACTACGAGGTGTTCCTGGTGACCCGGATGCGGGAGGCCCGGCTGCACGGGGAGTCCGCGAGTCAGGCGGTGGTGACCGGCTTCCGGGACGGGGCCCGGGTGGTCACGGCGGCTGCGGTGATCATGATCGCGGTCTTCGCCGGCTTCATCGGCACCTCCGACCAGATGATCAAGATGATCGGCTTCGGCCTCGCGGTCGCCGTTCTCTTCGACGCCTTCGTGGTGCGGATGGCCATCGTGCCGGCGGTGCTGGCGCTGCTGGGCAACTCGGCCTGGTACCTGCCGCGTTGGCTGGACCGCATCCTGCCCAACGTCGATGTCGAGGGCTCGGCCGTCGTCCAGGAGCCGGCCGCCGACGAGGCGCCGGAGAGCGAACCGCGCGAACGGGACGCCGTGACGACCCGTTCCTGA
- a CDS encoding TetR/AcrR family transcriptional regulator has translation MTTESTRRRITPEREAQLYEAVLDLLREVGYEALTMDAIAARTHASKATLYRQWGSKPELVVKALHAGRQVRPAEINTGTLRGDLRALVMVGDDQSMAEHSALMRGLITATHNNPDLLTAFRELVIGPTTAEFDSLLERAVARGEVPPDRPALRYIPHMAIGALAMEELVTGELPTREFLLSYIDAVILPAVGL, from the coding sequence ATGACCACCGAGAGCACGCGGCGGCGGATCACGCCCGAGCGTGAGGCTCAGCTGTACGAGGCCGTACTCGACCTGCTGCGGGAGGTCGGCTACGAGGCGTTGACCATGGACGCCATAGCCGCCCGCACCCACGCCAGCAAGGCCACGCTCTACCGGCAGTGGGGCAGCAAGCCCGAGTTGGTGGTCAAGGCACTGCACGCCGGGCGCCAAGTCCGCCCGGCCGAGATCAACACCGGCACCCTGCGTGGCGACCTCCGCGCCCTGGTGATGGTCGGCGACGACCAGTCCATGGCCGAGCACTCGGCGCTGATGCGCGGCCTCATCACCGCCACCCACAACAACCCCGACCTGCTGACGGCGTTCAGGGAGCTCGTGATCGGCCCGACCACCGCCGAGTTCGACAGCCTGCTGGAGCGCGCGGTGGCCAGGGGCGAGGTGCCGCCGGACCGGCCCGCGCTGCGCTATATCCCGCATATGGCGATCGGCGCGCTGGCCATGGAGGAGCTGGTCACGGGCGAGCTGCCCACCCGGGAGTTCCTCCTCAGCTATATCGACGCCGTGATCCTGCCGGCCGTCGGCCTCTGA